One segment of Thermococcus sp. AM4 DNA contains the following:
- a CDS encoding biotin--[acetyl-CoA-carboxylase] ligase yields MFDVRWNVIRLTEVGSTNDYAREIAEDVPEGTVVVARRQRSGKGRKGRKWASPEGGLWMTAILKPRSNPEHLPKLVFVGALAVLDTLHEYGIRGELKWPNDVLVNGRKIAGILSECRFGRFALIGIGLNANNEIPDELKESAVSMGEILGRNVDLEELLEKLLRNLSRWYGLFRSGRHGEILKAVRNRSAVLGKRVRIIEEGKVIAEGTAVDIDESGALMVEGAEGTVRVLYGDVSLRFG; encoded by the coding sequence GTTCTACCAACGATTACGCAAGGGAGATCGCGGAGGACGTGCCGGAAGGCACCGTTGTCGTAGCGAGGAGGCAGAGGTCCGGAAAGGGGCGAAAGGGGAGGAAATGGGCCTCCCCCGAAGGTGGCCTCTGGATGACGGCGATTCTGAAGCCGAGATCCAACCCGGAGCACCTGCCCAAGCTCGTTTTCGTTGGTGCATTGGCGGTACTCGACACGCTTCACGAATACGGGATCAGGGGCGAGCTGAAGTGGCCGAACGACGTCCTCGTTAATGGCAGGAAGATAGCCGGAATCCTGAGCGAGTGCAGGTTCGGCCGCTTCGCCCTCATAGGTATCGGACTCAACGCGAACAACGAGATTCCCGATGAACTCAAGGAGAGCGCGGTTTCGATGGGGGAAATCCTGGGAAGGAACGTCGATCTGGAGGAACTGCTGGAGAAACTTCTGAGAAACCTGTCACGCTGGTACGGTCTGTTCAGGAGCGGAAGACACGGGGAGATACTGAAGGCCGTAAGGAACAGGAGTGCCGTGCTCGGGAAGAGGGTAAGGATCATCGAAGAAGGAAAGGTGATCGCCGAGGGAACCGCGGTGGATATAGACGAATCCGGGGCACTGATGGTCGAGGGGGCGGAAGGCACCGTCAGGGTTCTCTACGGAGACGTGTCCCTGCGCTTCGGATAG
- a CDS encoding dicarboxylate/amino acid:cation symporter, which translates to MGMLRRYLDYPVLWKILYGLILGAIFGLVAGHFGWTDFVATYIKPFGDLFVRLLKMLVMPIILASLVVGAASISPARLGRVGLKIILYYLATSAMAVFFGLIVGRLFNVGANVHLGSGTGKAIEAKSPSLVQTLLNIVPTNPFASLTSGAVLQVIFFAIILGIAITYLMNRREERVRKSAETLLRVFDGLAEAMYLIVGGVMQYAPIGVFALIAYVMAREGLKVVGPLTKVVVAVYLGLFLQIVITYFILLKIFGIDPLKFIKKAKDAMLTAFVTRSSSGTLPVTMRVADEEMGVDRGIYSFTLPLGATINMDGTALYQGVTVLFVANAIGHPLTLSQQLIVVLTAVLASIGTAGVPGAGAIMLAMVLQSVGLDLSPGSPVALAYAMILGIDAILDMGRTMVNVTGDLTGTVIVAKTEGELDESRW; encoded by the coding sequence ATGGGAATGCTGAGGAGGTATCTAGACTACCCGGTTCTGTGGAAGATACTCTACGGTTTGATTCTTGGTGCCATCTTTGGACTGGTCGCTGGCCACTTCGGCTGGACCGACTTCGTGGCAACGTACATCAAGCCCTTCGGTGACCTGTTCGTCAGGCTGCTGAAGATGCTCGTGATGCCGATCATACTGGCATCGCTCGTCGTCGGTGCGGCCAGCATAAGCCCCGCCCGCCTCGGTCGCGTCGGCCTCAAGATAATACTCTACTACCTCGCAACCTCAGCGATGGCGGTGTTCTTCGGCCTCATCGTCGGCAGGCTCTTCAACGTTGGAGCGAACGTCCACCTCGGCTCGGGAACGGGCAAGGCCATCGAGGCTAAAAGCCCCTCCCTCGTCCAGACGCTCCTCAACATAGTGCCCACCAACCCGTTCGCCTCACTGACCAGCGGAGCGGTTCTCCAGGTAATCTTCTTCGCCATAATCCTGGGAATAGCGATAACCTACCTCATGAACAGGCGGGAGGAGCGCGTTAGAAAGTCGGCGGAAACCCTTCTCCGGGTCTTCGACGGCCTGGCCGAGGCTATGTACCTCATCGTCGGCGGCGTCATGCAGTACGCGCCGATAGGCGTCTTCGCGCTGATAGCCTACGTGATGGCCAGGGAAGGTCTGAAGGTCGTCGGCCCGCTCACCAAAGTGGTCGTTGCGGTTTACCTCGGCCTCTTCCTGCAGATCGTCATAACGTACTTCATCCTGCTCAAGATCTTCGGCATCGACCCGCTCAAGTTCATCAAGAAGGCCAAAGATGCCATGCTCACCGCCTTCGTCACGAGGAGCTCGAGCGGGACCCTGCCCGTCACGATGCGCGTCGCCGACGAGGAGATGGGCGTTGACAGGGGAATTTACTCCTTCACCCTTCCGTTAGGTGCCACGATAAACATGGACGGAACCGCGCTCTATCAGGGGGTAACTGTTCTCTTCGTCGCCAACGCCATCGGCCACCCGCTCACGCTGAGCCAGCAGCTGATAGTGGTTCTTACAGCGGTGCTCGCCTCGATAGGAACTGCCGGTGTTCCCGGTGCCGGAGCGATAATGCTCGCGATGGTCCTCCAGAGCGTCGGCCTCGACCTCAGCCCCGGAAGCCCCGTTGCCTTAGCTTATGCAATGATACTCGGCATCGACGCGATACTCGACATGGGCAGGACGATGGTTAACGTCACCGGCGACCTGACCGGGACGGTGATAGTTGCCAAGACCGAGGGGGAGCTCGACGAGAGCAGGTGGTAG
- a CDS encoding CGP-CTERM sorting domain-containing protein, which translates to MDRRLLGVLLIGILLIPLAGVSAEGTNENAFVQDYTFYIQLDKNGNANITLITVWKGPKDKIHELIEKLLNQTNGSVENATKLYAQQMLQGYIQGLGESGLRTENQTIEVKGIREGNNITVIFRAKAEGVAKYYSHGNFWEVLIDPTRGYSHIASPDISYPYRVILHNKFVIELPPNATLLSYPLPYRRTYNQSYFEVTPKVEGNKVIVESVIDLEPYLKVEGYQWLFGDYKGFSITYQTPYRGQEEYPRSVLNENVTVEVLKNGTVVLTLRDEYVEPRNAVLAQKIQILQYGVRNFEQALLKNYVQMFKNMGADVLGAGVNVKNVNTTGPLLVEARFILNNYTKLENGTYVLHLDPTMGLMSRIYLRSNAEFNYTFFAEVKLPDGWKFVAYPNSTTRDIHGNTFKLDVKLEGNRLLIKANTYIYYGASDEDVQHLLEEFSGIDVKFKPGKSSGWSLCGPGAIAVLAVVPLLFRRRRN; encoded by the coding sequence ATGGACAGACGACTGCTTGGAGTTCTTTTGATTGGAATACTCCTCATCCCCCTCGCGGGAGTCTCCGCGGAAGGGACGAATGAAAACGCGTTCGTTCAGGATTACACCTTCTACATCCAGCTTGACAAGAACGGTAACGCCAACATAACGCTCATCACCGTCTGGAAAGGGCCCAAGGATAAGATACACGAGCTCATAGAGAAGCTCCTCAACCAGACCAACGGGAGCGTCGAGAACGCCACCAAGCTCTACGCCCAGCAGATGCTCCAGGGCTACATTCAGGGACTGGGGGAGTCGGGCCTCAGAACCGAGAACCAGACGATAGAGGTCAAGGGCATCAGGGAGGGCAACAACATAACGGTGATATTCCGGGCAAAGGCCGAAGGTGTTGCGAAGTACTACTCCCACGGCAACTTCTGGGAGGTTCTTATCGACCCGACGAGGGGCTACTCTCACATCGCGTCTCCCGACATAAGCTACCCGTACAGGGTGATACTCCACAACAAGTTCGTCATCGAGCTGCCGCCGAACGCGACACTACTCTCGTACCCCCTCCCGTACAGGAGGACGTACAACCAGAGCTACTTTGAGGTCACCCCCAAGGTGGAGGGCAACAAGGTCATCGTCGAGTCGGTTATAGACCTCGAGCCATACCTCAAGGTTGAGGGCTACCAGTGGCTCTTCGGCGACTACAAGGGCTTCTCCATAACCTACCAGACGCCATACAGGGGCCAGGAGGAGTACCCGAGGAGCGTCCTCAACGAGAACGTCACCGTTGAAGTCCTCAAGAACGGCACCGTCGTGCTGACCCTCAGGGACGAGTACGTTGAGCCGAGGAACGCGGTTCTGGCCCAGAAGATCCAGATCCTCCAGTACGGCGTCAGGAACTTTGAGCAGGCCCTGCTGAAGAACTACGTCCAGATGTTCAAGAACATGGGCGCCGACGTTCTCGGGGCCGGTGTGAACGTGAAGAACGTTAACACAACGGGACCGCTCCTCGTTGAGGCGAGGTTCATCCTCAACAACTACACCAAGCTGGAAAACGGCACCTACGTTCTCCACCTCGACCCGACGATGGGGCTGATGAGCAGGATCTACCTGCGCTCAAACGCCGAGTTCAACTACACCTTCTTCGCGGAGGTCAAGCTCCCAGACGGGTGGAAGTTCGTTGCCTACCCCAACTCAACAACCCGGGACATACACGGGAACACCTTCAAACTGGACGTCAAGCTCGAAGGGAACAGGCTCCTGATAAAGGCGAACACGTACATCTACTACGGGGCATCGGACGAGGACGTGCAGCACCTCCTTGAGGAGTTCAGCGGAATAGACGTAAAGTTCAAGCCCGGCAAGTCGAGCGGATGGAGCCTCTGCGGGCCGGGCGCGATAGCGGTTTTAGCGGTTGTTCCCCTCCTTTTTAGGAGAAGGAGGAACTGA
- a CDS encoding CGP-CTERM sorting domain-containing protein, translating to MPLRTVTLIVAVLLAGLFLLSPVAAVSSPGKASLAIKPEKPVDVKVLREAVSLLRERINLTGISDFRVELEETGEGHLIRIKAEDVTPEEVGAIKRIAESFGRLYIEFNGVVVGRSVNVTGYRLEPKMCPTCWRVDFTVPPEVTARFKEVASGKLGWPTDIYLDPPVNSLLVVSPRVYQEMNSQDFMGEPKKGTPKPLVERLKEAFNITVIEYQNQSAGEIVDNATALGKDKIILADVPEKLYTEVKGTLSSRKINIEVSYYALQTGEGTKNFVKRILNLYGPYVLRFDPAEDSTTRLTISGVGKDRKATLEEAKKLYLDFKMGSLPVTFRVVDVSLSSTPSGTSTSSGTMTAKVADDSKQCGPASIVLLALLPLIRRR from the coding sequence ATGCCTTTGAGAACCGTTACCCTCATAGTGGCGGTTCTGCTGGCGGGTCTTTTCCTTCTAAGCCCCGTAGCCGCGGTCAGCTCTCCGGGAAAGGCCAGCTTAGCCATAAAACCCGAAAAGCCCGTGGACGTTAAGGTCCTCAGAGAGGCCGTCTCTCTGCTGAGGGAGCGCATCAACCTGACGGGGATTTCCGATTTCCGGGTTGAACTGGAAGAGACCGGGGAAGGCCACCTCATCAGAATAAAAGCAGAGGACGTGACCCCGGAAGAAGTGGGGGCTATCAAAAGGATCGCCGAAAGCTTTGGAAGGCTTTACATCGAGTTCAACGGCGTCGTTGTGGGGAGGAGCGTTAACGTCACCGGTTACAGACTTGAACCGAAGATGTGCCCCACCTGCTGGAGGGTTGATTTCACGGTCCCTCCGGAGGTCACGGCGAGGTTTAAGGAGGTGGCCTCTGGTAAGCTTGGGTGGCCGACTGATATTTACCTCGACCCGCCGGTGAATTCGCTCCTCGTTGTTTCACCCAGGGTTTACCAGGAGATGAACTCTCAGGACTTCATGGGAGAACCGAAAAAGGGGACTCCAAAACCGCTCGTTGAAAGGCTCAAGGAGGCGTTCAACATTACGGTAATCGAGTACCAGAACCAGAGTGCTGGGGAGATCGTTGATAACGCCACGGCCTTGGGCAAGGATAAGATTATCCTCGCCGACGTGCCAGAAAAACTGTACACCGAGGTCAAAGGAACCCTCTCCTCCAGAAAGATTAACATCGAGGTTTCTTACTACGCCCTTCAGACTGGAGAGGGCACCAAGAACTTCGTCAAGAGGATCCTCAACCTCTACGGGCCCTACGTCCTGAGGTTCGATCCCGCCGAAGATAGCACAACCCGGCTCACCATCAGCGGGGTCGGGAAGGACAGAAAAGCCACCCTCGAGGAGGCGAAGAAGCTGTACCTCGACTTCAAAATGGGATCCCTGCCCGTTACATTCCGGGTTGTGGATGTATCCCTCAGTTCAACTCCATCCGGAACGAGCACGAGCTCGGGCACAATGACGGCGAAGGTTGCCGATGATTCAAAACAGTGCGGCCCCGCGTCAATAGTTCTCCTCGCCCTTCTCCCACTGATCAGAAGACGCTGA